Part of the Deltaproteobacteria bacterium genome is shown below.
GGGCGGCACCACCCGCACGATGCTGTGAGCCCCTGCATTCGACCCACCGCCGGGGAGGGTGACCTCCTTCGTCTTCATGGGCTCGACGAGCACCACGTTGCCGGCATTTTGCATCGCACTGGCAAAATAGGTGTCATCCCCGGGAATACGGGGCTCGATGAAGTGGACGTCGAAAGCGACGACGCTTGCGCCTTCCCTCGCCATGATTTCCGTCAGGCGGGCGTGGAGCGACCGGGGCCACTTGTCGGGGTTGTCCGGAAGGCCGAGCACTTCGGATGATTCCTTGTCTATGCTGACGACGACGGTGTCGGGAGGAGGCTCGATCGCCCCCGTCAGCTTAAATAACAGGCCGAGGCCGGCGTTCTCCTCGATCCCGATGGTGATGCGGAGGGGACTAACGGCGATACCTACAACCCCCACGAGAAGCCCCAGAATTAGCGCTTTCAGGACATGAGGGGTAACGAGCCTCCCGTTTCGCTCTTTGCCATCCACCCCATCCTCCTTAATGACAACCTGAAAGAGCTAAATACAAATAATGAAGAAAGTTAATATGAGAGTGGCAGGGCCATTTCTGGCCCCGCCTTTTATCTCTTAGATCAACTGAAATAATTTTTTTGTTGGTCAAGAAAACCAAATAGCAAGTTGGCTTTAAATGCATCCATCATTGAAAAATATGGCACTGTTAAGATTCCTATGTCTAATTACATGTATCACCAATCGGATACCAACCCCCTGCGCCGTTTGGTATATACACGCATGTGTTGTCTCCGACAGTAAAGTATGCATCACATTTGTTTGCTCCACTTCCTTTCAAAGATCCGGCTTCTTGAACAGGTTCATTAGGACTTTGGGAGCTATTAACTGTCGCTGTTACGTTAAGGGGCACAGGATTGATTGCGATCCATTGAGTGCAATCTTCAGGTTCAGATGGTTGTGGATCATCTTGACATCTAAAAGCGCTTACAATGCATCCTTCTAAATAAATAAATTTATAAGCTACACCTTCAAATATCTTTAGATCCACCGTGCTCAGGGGTGTAAAAGGAGACTGGGGTGTTGTTGCTGGGCAGGACGGCCCTGCAATCCCTCCAAACTTATCAGCTGATTGACATCCCTCAAATGTATTAGTACTTGGATTCGATAAATAAATCACAGAAGTCATATCTGTTGTCAAATTATGGCCTTCAAAAGTTAAAAACAAATCTGCTGCGTTGCCGGAAACTTCGGTGGAGAGTACTAACCAATCACCGCAAAAATGTTTCCCTTCATCAAAAAAATCTTGACTACCCCCTGATGGATCTTCACAGGCGTTATAAACGAATTTTGAAGAAACTTCAGCCCTCACATATGTATCCGCTGTTTTCTTTAGTAGATATTTATCATGAAGGCAGAAAGGAATAGTAAAGAATATTTTTGGACCTGAGTTCGCAATACGTTTCAGTTGGTACTTATTAATGGTGCAAGGTACTGTTTCAATAATTACGCCGCTCCCATCTTCGATCTTGCATGTAGTTTCAATCGGGTTTGTCGAACCTGGCGTATATGATATTTCAAAACTAGTGCCTGTGCATAGTTCTGGTAATGCTTGCGCCACAACATCGGTGTAGGCGAACAACACAATGATGGAGAACACCATTAATGTAAACAACAAAACTATGGACGATCTTCTTAGCATGATCCTCCTCCTTTATTCAATGATTCTGTGGTTATCAAAATTTGCATTATCAGGATTCCTAATTCTACGGACATGTATCACCAATCGGATACCAACCCCCTGCGCCGTTTGGTATCCACACGCATGTGTTGTCTCCAATAGTTAGGTAGGCTTCATCACATACTTGATTCCCGCCGAGAAATGAAATTCTTCGCAAGAGTCCAGAGCCACCCGGTATCGGCTCGCCTTCTCCATCCGTTACATCAAAATCAACATCCACCGGCGTAAGTTCGGTCCATTGAGTGCAATCTGCAGGATCAGTTGCTGAAGCTGGGTTTGTACATTGGGATGCACTAGTAATACATTGGTTTGTGTCTCTCCCAAATCTAATCAATAAGCCTTCTATTATCATGAAATCCGTTATGCTCTGAATTGAAAAAGCAGCGTCTCCCCCCGCAGCAAGTATAAAACCCGGCCAAAGGTCACTCCCAATCTTCGGTGCCATCTCTTGCACACCGGTTTTTACCGGGCCCGTTGTTTCAAAAGAGAATCTGTTCACATTTCCTCCGGGATTGAGTTTGAAGACCCACTTTATCGCGCATTCCAATTTGGCCCCAATCATATAACCGGTTGTGGAGTCCCCTGAGCAACCATTGGCAGAGCTGTAAGAAAAAATCTGTCCTGAAGAATCTATATCAATTCTTCCAGGAGGTGGATCAATGAGGTCAACGGGAACCTGCAAGTCGACTTGACTGAGATTACCTCCCCCTTTAGTTTCGGTCGATATAGCTTCATAACACCATAAAAGTCTGTCACCACCTAACTTATGAGGAAAACTAGTTATTTCATGTACGACACCCTGATTATCCTCACAAAATCCAGTATCAACAATCTTCATCGTGTATCCATTAGCAGTTACAAAACATTTGTTTTTTTCAATATTGCTAGCATTGCATTCTAGAGCCATAAGCTCGGTGCTAACAGAAAGTAAAAAGATAACCATCATCATTGTGAGCAATAAAACTATGGACGATCTTTTTAGCATGATCCTCCTCCTTTGTTTCTTGTTTTTTAAGATTTTTTTAAAAGACCTCCTTATTATTCTTTTTTTTCCATCACGAATATCGTGACCTCCATTGCCTTATTTGACGGGTTTCAGTCCAAATCCCGAAATCGCGATCCGTTCTTCCGTAAAGCCGCTATCACCCCCTTTTTCAAAAAAATATATATACAGCCAATGTCACGGGAAGATCCCCCCTTTATCTTCCCTGACACGTATCCGCGCAGTTTCTCCTCTGACTTTTTCCCGGAAAATAATTTCTGACAGAGGGCCATTTAACCTACCCTGCATGGTTCCGGACGTTCAAAGCGAAAGGTCCGGCCAGAACGGGGAAAGGGACGAACAAAACAACGGGATGAGGAATTCACCGGGGATGCATATTTTTGCCTTGATTTTCGAAGAGATATGTAAATAACCTTTCCCCCCCCGTGAAAGGCAGTGGACCCAACTATATAAAATATCGTTTTAAAGAATGTTATAATAAAACTATAAAATTTCAGCATAGCAGTCAAGCTTTTTTTACCGTTTTTAAAACATACAACTTACTGAATAACAATCATTATTTAGACCTGCACGTGCACTTGTCAGCAAATGGTTATCATTAACAGCATATTATTCCATTATTTTAAAGATACATGCCACCTATTCGAAGAAAACAAAGCAAGATCGGTACCCGGACGATAACCTGCTGATTTCCATAGCTATTATTCATGCTCTCCCGCATTTTATAGAAAATTATTCAATAAAAGAGGAATAAATTTCCCCAGGGAAAGCGGCCCTTTCCTTCTTTTGAGGAAATATCACGCAGGAACCCCTGATAGGAGGAAAAATCCCGGCCGAAACGGGGGAGATCAGGAAATATCGAGGGATGAGGCGTCGTCGATGAAGCGCTCGGTTATGATGCTCAGGTTGGCAAACACCCGCGCGTTCTGTATCGCTATGGCAGCGTACATGGCCAGGCCGTCCAGAAGCTTCAGGTCGTCGATGGTAAAGACCTTCTCCGCGCTGCTGCTCACGTTCATGACGCCCAGGTTGTAGCTCCTCCAGACGAGGGGAACGCAGATGATCGACTGGATCTTGAGCTCCCCATCGAGGAAGCGCCCGTCCGTCGACACGTTGTTTATCATCTCCGCCCTCCCCGTCTTCAGTACGTTGCCGGCTATGCCTTCCCCGATGGTGAGCTTCACCTTCCTGTCCGATTCGGTGCCGAAGGCGGCCTTGATGCTGAGGCCGTGTGCCTCCTCGTCGATGAGCATGATGGAGCCGTTGTCGGCGGGGACCATGTTCTTCGCCTTTCCCAGCACGAGGGCGCACACCTCGTCCTCGGAGAGGCAGACCTTCGCGGCATCGAGCTTTTCCTGGCGGAGCTGCTTCAGGTCGTCGTTCAGGGACCGGATCCTCCTGCTCATCGCCTGGAGGATGTTGAACACCAGCATCGGGTCCCTGCTGATGGAGGTGAAGAGCTTTCTCTTATCGACGCTCAAAATTCTCGCCTCGCCATCCGCCTTGGCCGTTGCCGAGCGCGAGAGCTTGTCAAAGAGGGCCATCTCCCCGAATATCTCGCCGCTCTCCAGGATCGCGATCTCCATGTCGCCGGAGGGGGTGGTTTTCGTTATCTTCACCCGGCCCGATTGTATGACGAACATCTCCTCGCCCCGGTCGCCCTCCTTGAATATGACCTCGCCGTCAGTGTAGACCCTTCCGAGTTCTCCCTCAACCATGTCCCCTCCCCGCTAAAATCTTCATCATGTTCTTTACCTGCTCCATGTTCATCTTCACGTCGAGCGTCCGCTGAAATACGCTCTTGTAGCGCTCGTTCCCGGTAAACATGTCCCAGAGGATGGAGCTCAAAACCTTCGAGCTGTCCGCCCTTTTCTGCTCCGAATTCACCACGGAGAGCATCCCCCTGCAGAACACGGAGTTCTTCCGGTAGAGATCGGTGACGGCGAAGAGGAACCGGCCGTAGAGGTTGTCGATCACGATTTCCCGGTAGACGGGATAGTAATGCTTCTGAAAGTGCTCGGCGCCGACCCCCTCGAAGACGACGGTTTTCGCTGCTGCCTTCCCCATGATGTACGCGGCGCCTATGCCGTCCTTGAAAAGCCTCGTCGAGCCCGCGTCGCCGCACATCACCATCCTGTCGGCAAACGGCTTCTTCGGCGCCCCCACGTTCATCCTCGGGAAGCAGCGGCAGCTGAGCTGCACGGGGGCCGACTCGGGAAAGACCGCCCTCACCTTCGGGTGGGCGATGAAATCGTCCACGACCTTTCCCGTCACGTTCTTGCCCAGTATGCACACCGTCACGTAATTGTCCTTGGGGATAATGGCGGCAAACTTTATATCCTTCGTGGGGAGCAAAAAGAGGTGTATGGAGTTGCCGAAGCATTCGGAAACGACACTCCCCTCCAGGGCCACCTCTCCCATCGCCGCCGTGATCATCTCCGGCCGCCGGTAGCCGAACCCGGCCCCCTCGAAGAGCTTTGCCGTCTTGCTGCTGAGACCGAATGCCCCCACCACGAGGTCGAACTCCCCCATTTCCTGCCCCTTTGAAAAGAGGCGGGGCCTGCCGTTTTTCCTTTCGACCCCGTCGATTTTCGCCGGGCTGAGAACGGCTCCCTCTTCAACCGCCCGACCCAGGAGAAAGTTGTCGAAGCTATCCTTCTCCGTCCCGGAAACGCCCCGTGGCCCGCCGCCCCGGTGCACCGTCGCTATGCTCTTGTCGAGCGACGGGGTCGCGATGTACACGTCCCCCTGGTCCGTATGCAGGTTGTAGGAATTGATCCCCTTCCTGATTACCGAATCGGGGAGGTTTATGCCCTCCACGGCAAGAGTCTGGACGAGGAGCTCCGAGATCACGCCCCCGCACCGGTTACAGCCCCCGGGGCCCTTTTGCGAGAAATCCTTCTGCTCGAATATGGTTATCTCCAGGTCCATGTCGATCATCTTCGCCATCTTGAGGGCAAAGATGCTGAAGAATGATCCCGTCGGTCCGCCCCCGATTACGGCGACCTTCGCGCCGTCATCCAGGACGGGGGAATCAGACCTTCTGCCGCCTTCAGCCATCGAGACACTCCACATTTACATTTGAAATCAAGCGTTTTTTCGTGCCCCGGCGTCCCCCGGGGGGGCCGCTGCGCACCTGACCGCTGCGTATCCGAAAAATGACGTAGCCGCACACGACTTCCCGCAGGATAAATGAAAAGCCCTCAGGAACAGCCCCATTCTGATAGAGA
Proteins encoded:
- a CDS encoding CHASE2 domain-containing protein; this translates as MDGKERNGRLVTPHVLKALILGLLVGVVGIAVSPLRITIGIEENAGLGLLFKLTGAIEPPPDTVVVSIDKESSEVLGLPDNPDKWPRSLHARLTEIMAREGASVVAFDVHFIEPRIPGDDTYFASAMQNAGNVVLVEPMKTKEVTLPGGGSNAGAHSIVRVVPP
- a CDS encoding cyclic nucleotide-binding domain-containing protein — its product is MVEGELGRVYTDGEVIFKEGDRGEEMFVIQSGRVKITKTTPSGDMEIAILESGEIFGEMALFDKLSRSATAKADGEARILSVDKRKLFTSISRDPMLVFNILQAMSRRIRSLNDDLKQLRQEKLDAAKVCLSEDEVCALVLGKAKNMVPADNGSIMLIDEEAHGLSIKAAFGTESDRKVKLTIGEGIAGNVLKTGRAEMINNVSTDGRFLDGELKIQSIICVPLVWRSYNLGVMNVSSSAEKVFTIDDLKLLDGLAMYAAIAIQNARVFANLSIITERFIDDASSLDIS